Proteins co-encoded in one Zonotrichia albicollis isolate bZonAlb1 chromosome 30, bZonAlb1.hap1, whole genome shotgun sequence genomic window:
- the ECM1 gene encoding extracellular matrix protein 1 isoform X1 yields MAAFGLFLLLSAAAALASGHLQQVVQESLDLRPPNIKQVLQQEQVLDVPPDILVGGAMGPSSDPPAWGTALDGFPPAWPMAATVTRHCRDPPTLPPPLPLPPNAFAHLRRQAAALAALRPRLNDCCRHHSPVPCAQRAWTDVLDGFCTDEFGVKTRQFHCCRRHGAARRRCFAQGTPAPTRDPLPTWDPNTAWDLASEPPFPPGEPTATNMGNICGLRALRPGPPGPGARSGPRVRLRVRLEREYGRCCRNESLSCAHSAWMKGLNRFCREESAVKTGQHRCCKRGGPKARGRCFAAAAPHPEYDRELHNVSLARPGPALLRSLCGPTRLFTQRRPVPELLGAMTAACCPLPPEERGACAREQLSQGIATLCATPGDAWRDPQGCCSWEEPERRRCFDDAYLSQVTLGAALAPPPHGYEE; encoded by the exons CAGCGCTGGCCTCGGGGCATCTGCAGCAGGTGGTGCAGGAGAGCCTGGACCTGCGGCCCCCCAACATCAAACAAG tgctgcagcaggagcaggtccTGGACGTGCCCCCCGACATCCTGGTGGGGGGAGCCATGGGCCCCTCGAGCGACCCCCCAGCCTGGGGCACGGCCCTGGACGGGTTCCCCCCGGCCTGGCCCATGGCCGCCACCGTCACCCGGCACTGCCGGGACCCCCCcacgctgccgccgccgctgccgctgcccccGAACGCCTTCGCGCACCTCCGGCGCCAGGCGGCCGCGCTGGCCGCGCTCCGGCCCCGCCTGAACGATTGCTGCCGCCACCACAGCCCGGTGCCCTGCGCCCAACGCGCC TGGACGGACGTGCTGGACGGGTTCTGCACGGATGAGTTCGGGGTGAAGACGCGGCAGTTCCACTGCTGCCGCCGCCACGGGGCCGCGCGGCGCCGCTGCTTCGCCCAGGGGACCCCGGCCCCCAcccgggaccccctccccacctgGGACCCCAACACCGCCTGGGACCTGGCCAGCGAGCCCCCCTTCCCTCCCGGCGAGCCCACGGCCACCAACATGGGCAACATCTGCgggctgcgggcgctgcgccCCGGCCCCCCCGGCCCCGGTGCCCGCTCCGGGCCCCGCGTCCGCCTGCGCGTCCGGTTGGAACGGGAGTACGGGCGGTGCTGCCGCAACGAGAGCCTGAGCTGCGCCCACAGCGCC TGGATGAAGGGGCTCAATCGCTTCTGCCGGGAGGAATCCGCGGTGAAGACGGGGCAGCACCGCTGCTGCAAGCGGGGGGGTCCCAAGGCTCGGGGTCGCTGCttcgccgccgccgccccccacCCCGAATACGACCGGGAGCTGCACAACgtgagcctggcccggcccggcccggccctgctgcGCTCCCTGTGCGGCCCCACCCGGCTCTTCACACAGCG GCGCCCGGTACCGGAGCTGCTGGGGGCCATGACGGCCGCGTGCTGCCCGCTGCCCCCCGAGGAGCGCGGCGCCTGTGCCCGGGAGCAG CTGTCCCAGGGCATCGCCACgctctgtgccacccctggggaCGCCTGGAGGgacccccagggctgctgctcgtGGGAGGAGCCCGAGCGGCGCCGCTGCTTTGACGACGCCTACCTGAGCCAGGTGACCCTGGGGGCCGCCCTGGCGCCCCCGCCCCACGGCTACGAGGAGTGA
- the ECM1 gene encoding extracellular matrix protein 1 isoform X2, producing MAAFGLFLLLSAAALASGHLQQVVQESLDLRPPNIKQVLQQEQVLDVPPDILVGGAMGPSSDPPAWGTALDGFPPAWPMAATVTRHCRDPPTLPPPLPLPPNAFAHLRRQAAALAALRPRLNDCCRHHSPVPCAQRAWTDVLDGFCTDEFGVKTRQFHCCRRHGAARRRCFAQGTPAPTRDPLPTWDPNTAWDLASEPPFPPGEPTATNMGNICGLRALRPGPPGPGARSGPRVRLRVRLEREYGRCCRNESLSCAHSAWMKGLNRFCREESAVKTGQHRCCKRGGPKARGRCFAAAAPHPEYDRELHNVSLARPGPALLRSLCGPTRLFTQRRPVPELLGAMTAACCPLPPEERGACAREQLSQGIATLCATPGDAWRDPQGCCSWEEPERRRCFDDAYLSQVTLGAALAPPPHGYEE from the exons CGCTGGCCTCGGGGCATCTGCAGCAGGTGGTGCAGGAGAGCCTGGACCTGCGGCCCCCCAACATCAAACAAG tgctgcagcaggagcaggtccTGGACGTGCCCCCCGACATCCTGGTGGGGGGAGCCATGGGCCCCTCGAGCGACCCCCCAGCCTGGGGCACGGCCCTGGACGGGTTCCCCCCGGCCTGGCCCATGGCCGCCACCGTCACCCGGCACTGCCGGGACCCCCCcacgctgccgccgccgctgccgctgcccccGAACGCCTTCGCGCACCTCCGGCGCCAGGCGGCCGCGCTGGCCGCGCTCCGGCCCCGCCTGAACGATTGCTGCCGCCACCACAGCCCGGTGCCCTGCGCCCAACGCGCC TGGACGGACGTGCTGGACGGGTTCTGCACGGATGAGTTCGGGGTGAAGACGCGGCAGTTCCACTGCTGCCGCCGCCACGGGGCCGCGCGGCGCCGCTGCTTCGCCCAGGGGACCCCGGCCCCCAcccgggaccccctccccacctgGGACCCCAACACCGCCTGGGACCTGGCCAGCGAGCCCCCCTTCCCTCCCGGCGAGCCCACGGCCACCAACATGGGCAACATCTGCgggctgcgggcgctgcgccCCGGCCCCCCCGGCCCCGGTGCCCGCTCCGGGCCCCGCGTCCGCCTGCGCGTCCGGTTGGAACGGGAGTACGGGCGGTGCTGCCGCAACGAGAGCCTGAGCTGCGCCCACAGCGCC TGGATGAAGGGGCTCAATCGCTTCTGCCGGGAGGAATCCGCGGTGAAGACGGGGCAGCACCGCTGCTGCAAGCGGGGGGGTCCCAAGGCTCGGGGTCGCTGCttcgccgccgccgccccccacCCCGAATACGACCGGGAGCTGCACAACgtgagcctggcccggcccggcccggccctgctgcGCTCCCTGTGCGGCCCCACCCGGCTCTTCACACAGCG GCGCCCGGTACCGGAGCTGCTGGGGGCCATGACGGCCGCGTGCTGCCCGCTGCCCCCCGAGGAGCGCGGCGCCTGTGCCCGGGAGCAG CTGTCCCAGGGCATCGCCACgctctgtgccacccctggggaCGCCTGGAGGgacccccagggctgctgctcgtGGGAGGAGCCCGAGCGGCGCCGCTGCTTTGACGACGCCTACCTGAGCCAGGTGACCCTGGGGGCCGCCCTGGCGCCCCCGCCCCACGGCTACGAGGAGTGA
- the CTSK gene encoding cathepsin K, with translation MSPRWDSETRACPQSSRTSPRWDARTRTVSLGAASLGQEGVPRAGCWGGGTSWGQENIPGTDRRTSQGWTGGHPRDRRRSWGQKDIPGTGEGPWDRRTSQGQEKVPGTRGHPRDGPEDSRAQEPPQPRAGAGADSAAPAASRGAGAAPSSPSPSPPSLQPIQTRRLPKFSGCLQTSSIREHKKRSGRGSRKAPSRRSHRRLRARPQAVPRMWWPVLLALLVPAAPAQLHPEQELDAQWELWKKTHRKQYNGQADEVTRRLIWEKNLKYINTHNLEHSLGLHTFELAMNHLGDMTSEEVVRTMTGLKVPRGHQRHNETLFVPDWSERAPAAMDWRKKGYVTPVKNQGQCGSCWAFSSVGALEGQLKRKTGKLLSLSPQNLVDCVANNDGCGGGYMTNAFEYVRQNRGIDSEDSYPYIGQDESCMYSPTGKAAKCRGYREIPEGNEKALKRAVARIGPISVGIDASLPSFQFYSRGVYYDESCNAENINHAVLAVGYGAQKGTKHWIIKNSWGEEWGNKGYVLLARNMNNACGVANLASFPKM, from the exons ATGTCCCCAAGGTGGGATTCTGAGACAAGAGcatgtccccagagcagcaggacatCCCCAAGGTGGGATGCCAGGACAAGAACGGTGTCCCTGGGGGCAGCATCCTTGGGACAggagggtgtccccagggcagggtgctggggtggggggacatcctggggacaGGAGAACATCCCAGGGACGGACCGGAGGACatcccagggatggacaggAGGACATCCCAGGGACAGGAGAAGGTCCTGGGGACAGAAGGACATTCCAGGGACAGGAGAAGGTCCCTGGGACAGAAGGACATCCCAGGGACAGGAGAAGGTCCCTGGGACCAGAGGACATCCCAGGGACGGACCGGAGGACAGCCGGGCTCAGGAGCCGCCACAGCCCCGCGCCGGTGCCGGCGCTGACTCAGCCGCTCCCGCAGCATCACGTGGAGCCGGGGCAGCCCCCTCGTCCCCCTCCCCgtcccctccttccctccagccCATCCAAACCCGACGCTTGCCAAAATTTTCCGGCTGCCTCCAAACTTCCTCAATCCGGGAGCATAAAAAGCGCAGCGGCCGCGGCTCCCGCAAGGCCCCGTCCCGGCGCTCCCACCGACGGCTCCGTGCTCG tccccaggctgtccccaggatGTGGTGGCCcgtgctgctggccctgctggtcCCTGCGGCTCCGGCccagctgcacccagagcaggagctggatgcgcagtgggagctgtggaaaaaaacccaccgcAAGCAATACAACGGCCAG GCGGACGAGGTGACGCGGAGGCTGATTTGGGAGAAGAACCTCAAATACATCAACACCCACAACCTGGAGCACTCCCTGGGCCTCCACACCTTCGAGCTGGCCATGAACCACCTGGGTGACATG ACCAGCGAGGAGGTGGTGAGGACAATGACAGGGCTGAAGGTGCCCCGAGGTCACCAACGCCACAACGAGACCCTCTTTGTCCCTGACTGGAGTGAGAGAGCCCCAGCTGCCATGGACTGGCGTAAGAAAGGCTACGTGACCCCTGTGAAGAACCAG GGCCAGTGTGGCTCGTGCTGGGCTTTCAGCTCGGTGGGTgccctggaggggcagctgaagAGGAAAACAGGCAAGCTGCTGTCCCTCAGCCCCCAGAACCTGGTGGACTGCGTGGCCAACAACGACGGCTGCGGCGGCGGCTACATGACCAACGCCTTCGAGTACGTCCGCCAGAACCGCGGCATCGACTCCGAGGACTCCTACCCCTACATCGGCCAG GACGAGAGCTGCATGTACAGCCCCACCGGGAAGGCGGCCAAGTGCCGCGGCTACCGCGAGATCCCCGAGGGCAACGAGAAGGCTTTGAAGAGAGCGGTGGCCAGGATTGGGCCCATCTCCGTGGGCATCGATGCCAGCCTGCCCTCCTTCCAGTTCTACAGCcgag GCGTGTACTACGATGAGAGCTGCAACGCTGAGAACATCAACCACGCCGTGCTGGCCGTGGGCTACGGGGCACAGAAAGGCACCAAGCACTGGATCATCAAGAACAG CTGGGGCGAGGAATGGGGCAACAAGGGCTACGTCCTCCTGGCCCGCAACATGAACAATGCCTGCGGTGTGGCCAACCTGGCCAGCTTCCCCAAGATGTGA